The following proteins come from a genomic window of Nitratidesulfovibrio sp.:
- a CDS encoding sigma 54-interacting transcriptional regulator: MSPEAPPYRFALLAHSPDVAESVRLFVHDSGYDTQFRIVNFTTAVSVARECLQSGTEVVICHGGTGNSILQALGHSVVAIDRTDMDVIKTVRRASAVGRDMVLAAYLDEEHDMEAIEELLDVRLHHIAYSSSEELFASIDDLYRQGVRVLVGGGVSKAYMERLGGTGFVIAPNRHSIEKAFRQAEAIARRKRREIMQHEDLLAVFKQLGEGVVSVDAAGRLLFVNQRALNLLRLPRGLGAQAGAILERLLLPEVLASRAPSQDALVEINGAQLVVATLPTFIHHGEPGAVALFQDVAALQKINRKIGEELYAKGFVARYDVEDILGQTPGIRTLKKKILDFAPTSAAVLINGETGTGKELAAHALHKRSTRSAHPFVAVNCGAVPENLLESELFGYEEGAFTGARRGGKAGLFELANNGTLFLDEVGEISHEMQLRLLRVLEAGEVMRVGGSRFLPVEVRIVSASHKPLLQLVAERKFRRDLYYRLSTLKIQVPPLRERLDDAALLVRKLLPRYGKAESVLCPELERQIRTWNWPGNIRELLAVMESYLIQLKTDGSDPELFAAILQENMMPEHADIGVASPFPSLFDPEGTLRDNLNEARRFIVERTVTFHGGDRKAAARSLGINYSTLWRAMSHGGSPEPSDSESG; the protein is encoded by the coding sequence ATGTCGCCCGAAGCTCCCCCCTACCGGTTCGCCCTGCTCGCGCATTCGCCCGACGTGGCCGAGTCCGTCCGGCTTTTCGTGCATGATTCCGGTTACGACACCCAGTTCCGCATCGTGAATTTCACGACGGCCGTGTCCGTGGCCAGGGAATGCCTGCAAAGCGGCACGGAAGTGGTCATCTGCCACGGCGGCACCGGCAACAGCATTCTGCAGGCCCTTGGACATTCCGTGGTCGCGATCGACCGCACGGACATGGACGTCATCAAGACCGTGCGGCGGGCGAGCGCGGTCGGCCGGGACATGGTTCTGGCCGCGTACCTGGACGAGGAGCACGACATGGAGGCCATCGAAGAGCTTCTCGACGTGCGGCTTCACCATATAGCCTACTCCTCGTCCGAGGAACTTTTCGCCTCGATAGACGACCTGTACCGGCAGGGGGTGCGCGTTCTCGTGGGCGGCGGGGTCAGCAAGGCGTACATGGAACGCCTGGGCGGCACGGGGTTCGTCATCGCGCCGAACAGGCACAGCATCGAAAAGGCCTTCCGCCAGGCGGAGGCGATAGCTCGCCGCAAACGCCGCGAAATAATGCAGCACGAGGATCTGCTCGCGGTCTTCAAGCAACTGGGCGAAGGCGTGGTGAGCGTGGACGCGGCGGGCAGGCTTCTGTTCGTCAACCAGCGGGCGCTGAACCTGCTCCGGCTGCCGCGCGGGCTGGGGGCTCAGGCCGGGGCGATCCTCGAAAGGCTGCTTTTGCCCGAGGTGCTTGCGAGCAGGGCGCCGAGTCAGGATGCGCTGGTTGAAATAAACGGCGCGCAACTCGTGGTCGCCACGCTGCCCACCTTTATCCATCACGGCGAGCCGGGCGCGGTCGCGCTCTTTCAGGATGTCGCCGCGCTGCAGAAAATCAACCGCAAGATCGGCGAGGAACTCTACGCCAAGGGTTTTGTCGCCCGCTATGATGTGGAGGACATTCTGGGACAAACCCCCGGCATCCGCACCCTGAAGAAGAAGATTCTAGATTTCGCCCCGACCTCGGCAGCGGTTCTCATAAACGGCGAAACCGGCACGGGGAAGGAACTCGCGGCGCACGCCCTTCACAAACGGAGCACGCGCAGCGCCCACCCCTTCGTGGCGGTGAACTGCGGCGCCGTTCCGGAAAACCTGCTGGAGAGCGAACTCTTCGGCTATGAAGAGGGCGCGTTTACCGGCGCCCGCCGAGGCGGAAAGGCCGGATTGTTCGAACTGGCGAACAACGGCACCCTGTTTCTGGACGAGGTGGGCGAGATAAGCCACGAAATGCAGTTGCGCCTGCTGCGCGTCCTCGAGGCGGGCGAAGTCATGCGCGTGGGCGGCAGCCGCTTTCTGCCGGTGGAGGTGCGGATCGTCAGCGCATCGCACAAGCCACTGTTGCAACTGGTGGCCGAACGGAAATTCCGCCGCGATCTGTACTACCGTCTTTCCACCTTGAAGATTCAGGTGCCCCCCCTGCGGGAGCGGCTGGACGACGCGGCGCTGCTCGTCCGCAAGCTGCTGCCCCGCTACGGTAAAGCGGAAAGTGTGCTCTGTCCCGAACTGGAACGGCAGATACGCACGTGGAATTGGCCGGGCAATATCCGGGAATTGCTGGCTGTCATGGAAAGCTACCTCATCCAGTTGAAAACGGACGGGTCCGACCCGGAGCTGTTCGCGGCCATACTGCAGGAGAACATGATGCCGGAACACGCCGATATCGGCGTCGCGTCGCCTTTTCCGTCACTGTTCGATCCCGAAGGAACACTGCGGGACAACTTGAACGAGGCCAGGCGGTTCATCGTCGAACGGACCGTGACCTTTCATGGCGGGGACAGGAAGGCCGCCGCCCGCTCGCTCGGGATCAACTATTCCACCCTCTGGCGGGCCATGTCGCATGGCGGTTCACCGGAGCCTTCAGACAGCGAGTCCGGGTAG
- a CDS encoding multicopper oxidase domain-containing protein — MSTKVHRNDPRPTRADAPARLSRRDFLLLTGGTALALGIASGLPPWLGRAGAATPRMMSGGPLPLPGQSGLFGVLSPTGPFTLAAGLQAGLLPATGGPLLAYTTEHQGIVYHNPVLVLEKGQDFAVRMVNGLDRLGPAPVGHGSHGASAGAAPSGPDTIIHWHGVDCPWQQAGHPMYAVGPGEHYDYAFPVTNRAGTYWYHPHPHGDTARQAYLGLASFFIVRDDAERAFARELDLSLGTTDIPLLLQDKRIGPDGGLVYAPTEDELFMGYLGDRILANGAHLPTLSASTRLYRFRMLNGSTARIFNLAFTGGGAGKAGARLPMTLIANDGGFLPAPLRVEGVFLAPGERVEVLLDLRGMELGAQVWLRNLPFDPMHNEMEHGTGEAGHDNTGGAHAGAVTPTGPARGMEMGHDGSMAHGMNRATLPATTGSLAGPSGPGGQGGTSGQGGHAGHGSGPASGSADGESAGLAEGGDYPILRVSVDRTERYDRKIPEKLPVPGEPVPATGGQPAFSRVLRLEANGKRWTIAGETFVMDRHPITVPDRRHETWAMENAARSMPHPMHLHGYFLRVRERRGSPAQVRALAVDGTGRLPTDLGLKDTVLVWPGETVLADVNFGNPAYPGEQIFLFHCHNLEHEDQGMMVNVRLP, encoded by the coding sequence ATGTCCACGAAGGTCCATCGCAACGATCCCAGGCCGACTCGCGCCGATGCCCCCGCGCGCCTGAGCCGCCGGGATTTTCTGCTGCTTACCGGCGGAACGGCCCTGGCGCTGGGCATTGCCTCCGGATTGCCGCCATGGCTGGGCCGGGCAGGGGCGGCCACGCCCCGCATGATGTCCGGCGGGCCGCTGCCGCTACCCGGCCAATCCGGCCTGTTCGGGGTTCTGAGCCCCACCGGACCGTTCACCCTTGCCGCCGGGCTTCAGGCCGGCTTGCTGCCCGCAACGGGCGGGCCTCTGCTGGCCTACACGACCGAACATCAGGGCATCGTCTACCATAACCCGGTGCTGGTGCTGGAGAAGGGGCAGGACTTCGCCGTGCGGATGGTCAACGGACTCGATCGGTTGGGTCCGGCACCCGTCGGCCACGGTTCCCACGGTGCCAGCGCCGGGGCAGCGCCATCCGGCCCGGACACCATCATTCACTGGCACGGCGTGGATTGCCCGTGGCAGCAGGCCGGGCATCCCATGTATGCCGTGGGACCGGGGGAGCATTACGATTACGCTTTTCCTGTAACCAACCGGGCGGGCACCTACTGGTACCACCCGCACCCGCACGGGGACACCGCGCGGCAGGCCTATCTCGGCCTGGCCTCGTTCTTCATCGTGCGCGACGACGCGGAACGCGCCTTTGCCCGCGAACTGGATCTGTCCCTGGGAACCACCGATATTCCGTTGCTGTTGCAGGATAAACGCATCGGCCCGGATGGCGGGCTGGTTTATGCACCCACCGAGGATGAACTGTTCATGGGGTATCTGGGCGACCGGATTCTTGCCAATGGCGCCCATCTGCCCACGCTGTCCGCGTCCACCAGGCTGTACAGGTTCCGCATGCTCAACGGTAGCACGGCGCGGATTTTCAACCTGGCTTTCACGGGAGGCGGTGCGGGCAAGGCCGGTGCGCGCCTGCCCATGACCCTGATAGCCAATGACGGCGGGTTCCTTCCCGCCCCGCTTCGGGTGGAAGGAGTGTTCCTGGCACCGGGCGAGCGGGTGGAGGTGCTGCTGGACCTGCGCGGCATGGAACTGGGGGCGCAGGTGTGGTTGCGCAATCTTCCCTTCGATCCCATGCACAACGAGATGGAGCACGGGACCGGAGAGGCTGGGCACGACAACACGGGCGGGGCCCACGCCGGTGCGGTTACGCCCACCGGTCCCGCACGGGGAATGGAAATGGGTCATGACGGTTCCATGGCCCACGGCATGAACCGTGCCACCCTGCCAGCAACAACGGGCAGCCTGGCTGGCCCAAGTGGGCCGGGTGGGCAAGGCGGAACAAGTGGGCAGGGCGGACACGCAGGGCACGGGAGCGGGCCTGCGTCCGGCAGTGCAGATGGGGAATCTGCCGGGCTGGCCGAGGGCGGCGACTACCCCATCCTGCGGGTGTCGGTGGATCGCACGGAACGTTACGACCGCAAGATCCCCGAAAAATTGCCTGTACCGGGCGAGCCCGTGCCCGCCACGGGGGGGCAGCCCGCGTTCAGTCGTGTGCTGCGGCTGGAAGCCAACGGCAAGCGCTGGACCATCGCCGGGGAAACCTTTGTCATGGACCGTCATCCCATCACCGTGCCGGACAGGCGCCACGAGACGTGGGCCATGGAAAATGCGGCTCGCAGCATGCCGCACCCCATGCACCTGCACGGGTATTTCCTGCGGGTGCGCGAACGGCGGGGCAGCCCGGCGCAGGTGCGCGCCCTGGCCGTGGACGGCACGGGCAGGTTGCCCACCGACCTTGGCCTGAAGGATACTGTTCTGGTGTGGCCCGGTGAAACGGTGCTGGCCGACGTGAACTTCGGCAATCCCGCTTACCCCGGCGAACAGATATTCCTGTTCCACTGCCACAATCTGGAGCACGAGGACCAGGGGATGATGGTCAACGTGCGCTTGCCGTAG
- a CDS encoding ABC transporter permease: protein MFPYLIRRILAMIPVAVGVSLIIFTLLYITPGDPARLFLGQEANEESLQEFRREHGLDKPFLTRYLSFAYDVVVHQDLGRSYATRRPVSGEIASTFPVTLNLSLGAIALATALGMTFGVVCAVKQYSIFDNVTMVIAMLGISTPIFYLGILLILWFSVRLRWLPSSGFDTMSQRLLPWITLSATSMSIITRMTRSSMLEVIRSDYIRTARAKGQKESVIIIKHALRNALIPIITIVGIQLGHLMGGSILAESVFSIPGVGRLAVDGIKARDYPVVQGAVLYIAMAYMVLNLIVDFLYAWVDPRLRTRYR from the coding sequence ATGTTCCCGTACCTGATTCGCAGGATTCTCGCGATGATACCCGTAGCCGTCGGGGTGTCGCTCATCATCTTCACGCTGCTGTACATCACCCCCGGCGATCCCGCCCGCCTGTTCCTGGGCCAGGAGGCAAACGAGGAAAGCCTTCAGGAATTCCGCCGCGAGCACGGGTTGGACAAGCCGTTCCTCACCCGCTACCTCTCCTTCGCTTACGATGTCGTCGTGCATCAGGACCTTGGCCGGTCCTACGCCACGCGCCGCCCCGTGTCGGGGGAGATAGCGTCCACGTTTCCGGTCACGCTGAACCTGTCGCTGGGGGCCATCGCGCTTGCCACCGCGCTGGGCATGACGTTCGGGGTGGTCTGCGCCGTCAAGCAGTATTCCATCTTCGACAACGTCACCATGGTCATCGCCATGCTCGGCATTTCCACCCCCATATTCTACCTGGGCATCCTGCTCATTCTCTGGTTTTCGGTGCGGCTGCGATGGTTGCCGTCCTCCGGCTTCGACACCATGAGCCAGCGCCTGCTGCCGTGGATCACGCTGTCGGCGACCTCGATGTCGATCATCACCCGCATGACGCGCTCGAGCATGCTCGAGGTCATCCGCTCGGACTACATCCGCACCGCGCGGGCCAAGGGGCAGAAAGAGTCGGTCATCATCATCAAGCATGCCCTGCGCAACGCGCTCATCCCTATCATAACCATCGTCGGCATCCAGTTGGGCCATCTCATGGGCGGCTCGATTCTCGCCGAATCCGTCTTTTCCATTCCGGGCGTCGGTCGTCTTGCGGTGGACGGCATCAAGGCCCGCGACTACCCCGTCGTGCAGGGGGCAGTGCTGTACATAGCCATGGCGTACATGGTTCTCAATCTCATCGTGGATTTCCTGTACGCCTGGGTGGATCCCCGCCTGCGCACCCGTTACAGGTGA
- a CDS encoding GGDEF domain-containing protein, whose product MADNTCNCSRRQCTFSGEERLCEMLDRAGVPHDSKWRTLIFYMRGLGEFSTLNDDQKARIQQLLVDVLHRRDFSEQSYHDVLRADRDIRVEPYECRMREALQEAERLAREFRAMLHQRRGDMDKLEQDSVRAVESGLDPAEVVRLLRATFSEVREQMDNDAIRVGELTVTDPLTGLGNRRAFDTALAAGEAAWKGGTALALVLFDVDRFKRINDQHGHRIGDQVLRTVAEVLRRKVDDCNRSMPERGGECASVVARYGGEEFALVLTGEGAQRAGEIAESVRSGLESVSFAIRDGQGQVVEHGVRVTLSAGVAHAGPGLAEPLTDSLFDLADKALYEAKREGRNRVRVAMDAT is encoded by the coding sequence ATGGCCGACAATACCTGCAACTGTTCACGCCGCCAGTGTACCTTCTCGGGCGAGGAGCGGCTGTGCGAGATGCTGGACCGCGCGGGCGTGCCGCACGACAGCAAGTGGCGCACGCTGATCTTCTACATGCGCGGGCTGGGCGAGTTCAGCACCCTGAATGACGACCAGAAGGCCCGCATCCAGCAACTGCTGGTGGACGTGCTGCACCGCCGCGACTTCAGCGAGCAGAGCTACCACGACGTGCTGCGGGCAGACCGCGACATCCGCGTGGAACCCTACGAATGCCGCATGCGCGAGGCGTTGCAGGAAGCCGAACGGCTGGCCCGCGAATTCCGCGCCATGCTGCACCAGCGGCGGGGCGACATGGACAAACTGGAGCAGGACAGCGTGCGCGCCGTGGAAAGCGGCCTGGACCCTGCGGAAGTGGTGCGCCTGTTGCGGGCCACCTTCAGCGAGGTGCGCGAGCAGATGGACAATGATGCCATCCGGGTGGGTGAACTGACCGTCACCGATCCGCTCACCGGCCTTGGCAACCGGCGTGCCTTCGATACGGCGCTGGCGGCGGGCGAGGCGGCCTGGAAGGGCGGTACGGCCCTGGCGCTGGTGCTGTTCGACGTGGACCGCTTCAAGCGGATCAACGACCAGCACGGCCACCGTATCGGCGATCAGGTGTTGCGCACCGTGGCCGAGGTGCTGCGCCGCAAGGTGGATGATTGCAACCGCAGCATGCCCGAGAGGGGCGGGGAATGTGCCTCGGTGGTGGCGCGCTATGGCGGCGAAGAGTTTGCCCTGGTGCTGACCGGAGAGGGCGCGCAGCGGGCAGGCGAGATCGCCGAGTCGGTGCGGTCCGGGCTGGAGAGCGTCAGCTTTGCCATCCGTGACGGGCAGGGCCAGGTGGTGGAGCATGGCGTGCGCGTGACCCTGAGCGCGGGCGTGGCCCACGCCGGGCCGGGCCTGGCAGAACCGCTGACGGACAGCCTGTTCGACCTGGCCGACAAGGCCCTGTACGAGGCCAAGCGCGAAGGCCGCAACCGGGTGCGGGTGGCCATGGACGCCACCTAG
- a CDS encoding ABC transporter permease: MFTLRKNSNLHLTLVRLSRNRLAVLGLIVLLLLVATAVFAPWLAPYHFATQDLLAAFEPPSWAHPLGTDDFGRDILSRIIYGARVSLQVGIFAVAIAMVFGGVLGAISGYYGGRIDGVIMRVMDILLSIPQILLAISIAAALGPGLLNLTIAVGVAALPTFARVVRGAVMSIVGQEFIEAARCMGASDAWIIARHILPNCSAPIIVQSTLRVAQAILAAAALSFLGLGIQPPFPEWGGMLAGARGYVRDYAYMTIFPGLAIMITIMALNFLGDGLRDAMDPKMKR, encoded by the coding sequence ATGTTCACGTTGCGTAAGAACAGCAATCTTCATCTGACGCTGGTGCGCCTGAGCCGCAACAGGCTGGCGGTGCTGGGCCTGATAGTTCTACTGCTGCTTGTGGCGACGGCGGTATTCGCGCCGTGGCTCGCGCCGTACCATTTCGCGACGCAGGACCTACTGGCCGCCTTCGAGCCGCCAAGCTGGGCGCATCCGCTGGGTACGGACGACTTCGGCCGCGACATTCTGAGCCGCATCATCTACGGCGCGCGGGTGTCCCTGCAGGTGGGCATTTTCGCGGTGGCCATCGCCATGGTGTTCGGCGGCGTGCTGGGGGCCATCTCTGGGTATTACGGCGGGCGCATCGATGGCGTGATCATGCGCGTCATGGATATCCTGCTCTCCATTCCGCAGATATTGCTTGCCATCTCCATTGCGGCGGCGCTTGGTCCCGGGCTGTTGAACTTGACCATCGCGGTGGGCGTCGCCGCGCTGCCCACCTTCGCCCGCGTGGTGCGCGGGGCCGTGATGTCGATCGTCGGGCAGGAGTTCATCGAGGCCGCCCGCTGCATGGGGGCCTCGGACGCATGGATCATCGCGCGCCACATCCTGCCCAATTGCAGCGCGCCCATCATCGTGCAGTCGACCCTGCGCGTGGCGCAGGCCATTCTGGCCGCCGCGGCGCTGAGTTTTCTCGGCCTCGGCATCCAGCCGCCGTTTCCCGAATGGGGCGGCATGCTGGCGGGCGCGCGCGGCTACGTGCGCGACTATGCCTACATGACCATTTTTCCTGGGCTTGCCATCATGATCACCATCATGGCCCTCAACTTCCTTGGTGACGGACTGCGCGACGCCATGGACCCCAAGATGAAAAGATAG
- a CDS encoding rhodanese-like domain-containing protein, which translates to MLFPDRAAYALVENIADKGRSGRMSECAAKAKYPATSGERWTWCTAREAEALFAGTKELAVLDVREQGEFTRGHILLASCVPLSRLELLAEDLVPCRRTLIVLVDDGDEKCSPRAERAASRLADIGYSQLRVLKGGMRAWLSEGLTEVSGVGALSKGFGEYVESRLHTPALDPAEVKQLLEQERNSVIIDVRPRDEYTRMNIPGGINAPGCEVLYRFADLVPDANTTVIINCAGRTRSIIGTQTLLNAGVPNRVFALKGGTMNWRLSGLSLAFGTAECSAPPSLKSIEYARQRAFAIAEAFAIPFAEADEVHAWQKEADGTTLYLFDVRQPEEFETGHLPGSRNAPGGQLVQSTDEYAAVRNARFVLVDDTEIRAIMTAHWLKQMGLPHVYVLRGGLGGSGLGAGGLDTGTVAPACSYAPPATETIPAPVLAARLEAAPACLVINVGGSGAHRKGHIPRAAWVARGYLELAHACHPDATEVVVTSDTEYHARLAAADAALLWDKAPVRVLAGGNPAWASGGFPLATGMPWALCAEDDAWYRPYQDPDASPDAMHSYFDWEFGLVERIRKDGAVSFQLFEKK; encoded by the coding sequence GTGCTATTCCCCGACCGCGCGGCGTACGCGCTGGTAGAGAATATCGCGGACAAAGGGAGGTCTGGTCGTATGAGTGAATGTGCCGCAAAGGCAAAGTATCCCGCCACGTCGGGAGAGCGCTGGACATGGTGCACCGCCCGCGAAGCCGAAGCGCTGTTTGCCGGAACGAAAGAGCTTGCGGTTCTGGATGTGCGCGAGCAGGGGGAGTTTACCCGGGGGCATATCCTGTTGGCTTCGTGCGTGCCGCTCAGCCGGCTTGAGCTGCTTGCCGAAGACCTTGTGCCGTGCCGACGCACGCTGATCGTGCTTGTCGACGATGGCGACGAGAAATGTTCTCCCCGGGCGGAAAGGGCGGCGAGCCGCCTGGCGGACATCGGGTATTCGCAACTGCGGGTACTGAAGGGCGGCATGCGGGCCTGGCTTTCGGAAGGCCTGACGGAGGTCTCCGGGGTGGGCGCGTTGAGCAAAGGCTTCGGCGAATACGTGGAGTCGCGGCTGCACACTCCGGCGCTTGACCCGGCAGAGGTTAAGCAGCTTCTCGAACAGGAAAGGAACTCCGTCATCATCGACGTGCGTCCGCGCGACGAATACACCCGCATGAACATCCCCGGGGGGATAAACGCCCCCGGTTGCGAGGTGCTGTACCGCTTCGCCGACCTGGTGCCCGACGCGAACACCACGGTCATCATCAACTGCGCCGGTCGCACGCGCAGCATCATCGGCACGCAGACCCTGCTGAACGCAGGCGTTCCCAACCGCGTCTTCGCGCTGAAGGGCGGGACGATGAACTGGCGGCTGTCCGGCCTTTCGCTTGCCTTCGGCACCGCCGAATGTTCCGCCCCGCCTTCCCTGAAATCCATCGAATACGCGCGGCAACGCGCCTTCGCCATAGCCGAGGCGTTCGCCATCCCTTTTGCCGAGGCCGACGAGGTGCATGCCTGGCAGAAAGAGGCGGACGGCACGACGCTGTATCTTTTCGACGTGCGGCAGCCCGAGGAATTCGAAACCGGACACTTGCCTGGCTCGCGCAACGCGCCCGGAGGCCAGTTGGTTCAATCGACTGATGAATACGCCGCTGTGCGCAACGCGCGCTTCGTCCTCGTGGACGATACGGAAATCCGCGCGATCATGACCGCGCATTGGCTCAAGCAGATGGGCCTTCCCCACGTGTACGTGCTGCGTGGGGGGCTTGGCGGGTCGGGCTTGGGGGCGGGGGGCCTGGACACGGGCACCGTCGCCCCCGCATGCAGCTATGCGCCGCCCGCGACGGAGACGATTCCGGCCCCGGTCCTTGCGGCACGGCTGGAGGCGGCCCCCGCGTGCCTGGTCATCAACGTGGGCGGCAGTGGCGCGCACCGCAAGGGGCACATCCCCAGGGCGGCCTGGGTCGCCCGGGGGTATCTGGAGCTGGCGCACGCCTGCCATCCGGACGCCACCGAGGTCGTCGTCACGTCGGACACCGAATATCATGCGCGGCTTGCCGCGGCCGACGCGGCGTTGCTGTGGGACAAGGCCCCGGTCAGGGTGCTCGCGGGCGGCAACCCCGCCTGGGCCTCGGGCGGCTTTCCGCTGGCGACGGGCATGCCGTGGGCGTTGTGCGCCGAGGATGACGCCTGGTACAGGCCATACCAGGATCCCGACGCTTCGCCGGACGCCATGCACAGTTATTTTGATTGGGAGTTCGGACTTGTGGAGCGCATCAGAAAGGACGGTGCAGTGTCCTTTCAGTTGTTCGAGAAAAAGTGA
- a CDS encoding ABC transporter substrate-binding protein gives MYTLIRSLFSALLILAMCASTAFAKGDTLTVGIVQGCKALDPQNTIAGVTYGVVVHINETLVGLEDGKLVPLLAQSWKMLDDKVSYEFKLKPGVKFHNGETMTADDVVFSFKRALSPAGVAIKSFSMYLADAKKIDDHTVVLRAVSPMGETFLGSLSHPWASIFSKKAVEASGPDYGQHPVGTGKFRLKELVPGDRVVLERFDGYHGTKARVRNLVFRSIIEATSRTIELESGAVDTIMDVAPVDVSRIKDNPALEVVSVPSSRSYHIGFNLKKAPFDNRKVREAVNMALNRPGIIKVVFRGQAEAARGPVPSTITYNKFGNSPETPYDPAAARKLLQEAGFPKGFKTALLIPDRTDYLGIATVVQNNLREIGIDMEVKVIESGSFLDVVREADHDPYLTNWGGNVPTADPFFSMTPLFHSRGIGQTNRYYYSNPRVDELLDKGVQTPEGPEKAAIYGEIWDILNADLPQTTLLAPMNLYGKVKNLKGIEYSPTVINYFGNAYFE, from the coding sequence ATGTACACACTGATCAGATCATTGTTTTCGGCCCTGCTCATCCTTGCCATGTGCGCCAGCACGGCATTCGCCAAGGGCGATACGCTGACCGTCGGCATCGTCCAGGGCTGTAAGGCGCTGGACCCCCAGAACACGATAGCCGGCGTGACCTACGGCGTCGTCGTGCACATCAACGAAACGCTTGTAGGCTTGGAGGACGGAAAGCTCGTTCCGCTTCTGGCGCAAAGCTGGAAAATGCTGGACGACAAGGTTTCGTACGAATTCAAGCTGAAGCCGGGCGTGAAGTTCCATAATGGCGAGACCATGACCGCGGACGACGTCGTCTTTTCCTTCAAGCGGGCGCTCAGCCCCGCTGGCGTGGCCATCAAGTCGTTCTCCATGTATCTGGCCGACGCGAAGAAGATCGACGACCACACCGTGGTGCTGCGGGCCGTTAGTCCCATGGGCGAAACCTTTCTCGGCAGCTTGAGCCACCCGTGGGCGTCCATCTTCAGCAAGAAGGCTGTGGAAGCTTCCGGCCCGGATTACGGGCAGCACCCCGTGGGCACCGGCAAGTTCAGGTTGAAGGAACTGGTGCCCGGCGACCGCGTGGTGCTGGAGCGTTTCGACGGCTACCACGGCACGAAGGCCCGCGTCAGGAATCTGGTGTTCCGTTCCATCATCGAGGCCACCAGCCGTACCATCGAACTGGAAAGCGGCGCCGTCGACACGATCATGGACGTCGCCCCTGTCGACGTCAGCCGCATCAAGGATAACCCGGCCCTCGAGGTGGTGTCCGTGCCGTCGTCCCGTAGCTACCACATCGGTTTCAACCTGAAGAAGGCCCCCTTCGACAATCGCAAGGTGCGCGAAGCCGTGAACATGGCCCTCAACCGTCCGGGCATCATCAAGGTAGTCTTCCGGGGCCAAGCCGAAGCGGCACGCGGCCCGGTGCCCTCCACCATCACCTACAACAAGTTCGGGAATTCCCCTGAAACGCCCTACGATCCGGCGGCGGCCAGGAAGCTGCTGCAGGAAGCCGGCTTTCCAAAAGGGTTCAAGACGGCCCTGCTGATTCCCGACCGCACCGACTATCTGGGCATCGCCACGGTGGTCCAGAACAACCTTCGGGAAATAGGCATCGACATGGAAGTCAAGGTCATCGAGTCCGGCTCCTTCCTTGATGTGGTCCGCGAAGCCGACCATGATCCCTATCTCACCAACTGGGGGGGCAACGTGCCCACGGCGGACCCGTTCTTCTCCATGACGCCGCTGTTCCACTCGCGAGGCATCGGTCAGACGAACCGCTACTACTACAGCAACCCCCGGGTGGACGAGTTGCTCGACAAGGGCGTCCAGACTCCCGAAGGCCCGGAAAAGGCGGCGATCTACGGCGAGATATGGGACATCCTCAACGCCGACCTGCCCCAGACGACGCTGCTGGCCCCAATGAACTTGTACGGCAAAGTGAAGAACCTGAAAGGCATCGAGTATTCGCCCACGGTGATCAACTACTTCGGCAATGCGTACTTCGAATAG